One window of Pirellulales bacterium genomic DNA carries:
- a CDS encoding DUF1844 domain-containing protein, with protein sequence MSTENRDKPQLFVDEDWKSRVEAEKLAAAQAGEGRSGETPSLSAAEADAPRTGPLPPATLSFLVTTLATQAMVSLGQVPNPFSGTTEIRLPEARHFIDTLTMLEEKTAGNRTPEESALLNGFVHQLRLSFIEAQSLLVSEK encoded by the coding sequence ATGTCCACCGAAAACCGCGACAAGCCGCAGCTTTTTGTAGATGAGGATTGGAAGAGCCGCGTCGAGGCCGAGAAGCTTGCCGCCGCGCAGGCCGGAGAAGGTCGATCGGGGGAAACTCCGTCGCTATCCGCGGCCGAGGCGGATGCTCCGCGGACCGGCCCGCTTCCGCCAGCGACGTTATCGTTTCTCGTCACGACGTTGGCGACGCAAGCGATGGTCTCGCTCGGGCAAGTCCCTAATCCGTTTAGCGGCACGACGGAGATCCGCTTGCCCGAGGCCAGGCATTTCATCGACACTTTGACGATGCTCGAGGAAAAGACGGCCGGCAACCGCACACCAGAAGAATCGGCGCTGCTCAACGGTTTCGTGCACCAGTTGCGGTTGTCATTTATCGAAGCCCAATCGTTGCTAGTTAGTGAAAAGTAA
- a CDS encoding methyltransferase domain-containing protein, with amino-acid sequence MADVPQWEEHYRSGTPPWDTGRTSSELMRVVQAENIRPCRAIELGCGTGTNAVWLAQQGFEVTGVDLVPLAIERAIERAAAAGVTIRFLSLDLLALPDLGAPFDFLFDRGCYHAVRRENALGYITAVDRLLRPGALGLVLAGNAKEPLDPGPPVVSETELRSELGSRFEIVSLTEFRFDAELGPGFKPLAWSCLLRKAIN; translated from the coding sequence ATGGCCGACGTTCCGCAATGGGAAGAACATTATCGCTCCGGCACTCCACCTTGGGACACAGGCCGCACGTCCTCGGAATTGATGCGCGTCGTTCAGGCTGAAAACATCCGGCCGTGCCGCGCGATCGAACTCGGCTGCGGCACCGGAACCAACGCCGTCTGGCTCGCTCAGCAGGGATTCGAGGTGACGGGCGTTGATCTCGTTCCGCTGGCGATCGAGCGGGCGATCGAACGGGCGGCCGCGGCGGGCGTGACAATTCGCTTCCTGTCGCTCGATCTACTCGCTCTGCCCGACCTCGGCGCTCCGTTCGACTTTCTCTTCGATCGCGGCTGCTACCACGCCGTGCGCCGCGAGAACGCGCTGGGCTATATCACCGCGGTCGATCGGCTGCTACGACCAGGCGCACTCGGCCTCGTGCTGGCTGGCAACGCCAAGGAGCCGCTCGACCCGGGCCCGCCAGTCGTGAGCGAGACGGAGCTGCGCAGCGAACTCGGCAGCCGCTTCGAGATCGTTTCCCTGACCGAATTCCGCTTCGACGCCGAACTCGGCCCCGGCTTCAAGCCGCTGGCCTGGTCATGTTTGCTGCGGAAAGCGATCAACTAG
- a CDS encoding CTP synthase: MTKHIFVTGGVVSSLGKGLTSASIGMLLEARGLAVRMQKLDPYINVDPGTMSPYQHGEVYVLDDGSETDLDLGHYERFTNSPLTRDSNYTTGQIYQSVINKERRGEFLGKTVQVIPHITNEIKGVIRKLADDDVDVVITEIGGTVGDIESQPFLEAIRQFSLDVGKENCLYIHLTLVPYLQAAGELKTKPTQHSVGLLRQIGIQPDVLICRTEQPLSRDDRDKIALFCNVPTEAVIEERDKDFSIYEVPMSLVDNRLDDLIVRRLGLTAGEPELDDWRELLHRLRNPEHEISIAVVGKYAEHRDAYKSIYESLDHAGIAHRAQVRIQSVQSEAVEREGPERLLAGFDGILVPGGFGERGIEGKVESIRFARERGIPFFGICLGMQCAVIEFGRNVVGLAGAHSTEFNKDTPHPVICLLDEQKSITDKGGTMRLGAQQAILHSESRARACYGRDVIWERHRHRYEFNNAYRQQFEAHGVLVAATSPDHQLVEIIELPNHPWFVAVQFHPEFKSKPTVAQPLFAGFVAAAMVRHEFRGQGSSVGG; this comes from the coding sequence ATGACCAAACATATCTTCGTGACGGGCGGCGTTGTCAGCTCGCTCGGCAAGGGGTTGACCAGCGCTTCGATCGGCATGTTGCTCGAAGCGCGCGGGCTCGCCGTGCGGATGCAGAAGCTTGATCCATATATCAACGTCGATCCGGGCACGATGAGCCCCTATCAGCATGGCGAGGTCTACGTGCTCGACGACGGCAGCGAGACGGACCTCGATCTGGGACATTACGAGCGGTTCACCAACAGCCCTTTAACGCGCGATTCGAACTACACGACCGGTCAAATCTATCAATCGGTGATCAACAAGGAACGTCGCGGCGAGTTTCTCGGCAAGACGGTGCAGGTCATCCCGCACATCACCAACGAGATCAAGGGAGTGATCCGCAAGCTGGCCGACGATGATGTAGACGTGGTCATCACCGAGATCGGCGGCACGGTCGGGGACATCGAGAGCCAACCGTTCCTCGAAGCGATCCGCCAATTCTCGCTCGACGTCGGGAAAGAGAACTGCCTGTATATCCATCTCACGCTTGTTCCGTATCTCCAGGCTGCCGGTGAATTGAAAACGAAGCCGACGCAACACTCGGTCGGCCTGCTACGGCAGATCGGTATTCAGCCCGACGTGCTCATCTGCCGCACCGAGCAGCCGCTCAGCCGCGATGATCGCGATAAGATCGCCCTGTTTTGCAATGTGCCGACCGAGGCGGTCATCGAGGAGCGCGACAAGGATTTTTCGATCTATGAGGTGCCGATGAGCCTCGTCGATAATCGGCTCGACGATTTGATCGTTCGCCGGCTCGGCTTGACCGCTGGCGAACCCGAACTCGACGATTGGCGCGAGTTGCTCCACCGGCTCCGCAATCCCGAGCACGAGATTTCGATCGCCGTGGTCGGCAAATATGCCGAGCATCGCGACGCTTACAAGTCGATATACGAATCGCTCGATCACGCTGGCATCGCCCATCGCGCCCAGGTGCGCATTCAGAGTGTGCAGAGCGAAGCGGTCGAGCGCGAAGGCCCCGAGCGGCTGCTAGCCGGTTTCGACGGCATCTTGGTTCCCGGCGGGTTTGGCGAGCGCGGGATCGAAGGCAAGGTCGAATCAATCCGCTTCGCCCGCGAGCGCGGGATTCCGTTTTTCGGCATCTGCTTGGGAATGCAATGTGCTGTGATTGAGTTCGGCCGGAATGTTGTTGGGCTGGCCGGCGCGCATTCGACCGAGTTTAACAAAGACACGCCGCACCCAGTCATTTGCTTGCTCGATGAGCAGAAATCGATCACGGACAAGGGAGGCACGATGCGTCTGGGGGCCCAGCAAGCGATTCTGCATTCCGAAAGCCGAGCGCGGGCCTGTTACGGCCGGGATGTGATATGGGAACGGCATCGGCATCGCTATGAGTTCAACAATGCATACCGGCAGCAGTTCGAGGCGCACGGAGTGCTAGTCGCGGCAACCAGCCCGGATCATCAGTTGGTCGAGATCATCGAGTTGCCGAACCATCCGTGGTTCGTGGCGGTGCAATTCCATCCGGAGTTCAAATCAAAGCCGACCGTCGCTCAGCCACTGTTCGCCGGCTTCGTCGCCGCGGCGATGGTTCGGCATGAGTTCAGGGGGCAGGGGTCGAGTGTTGGCGGCTAG
- a CDS encoding MFS transporter: MSDDKRSSPAVHWLNSTVLGIGLASLFSDVGHEMATTAMPALLATLGVSSAALGLIEGLADGLSSFAKLLSGLYSDRLQRRKPLAVIGYFVTASGMASFALATQWWHVLLGRVFGWLGRGARTPVRNVLLTEATTKETYGRAFGLERAMDSAGAVIGPLLAVGLAAVLGANHFRWLFFCTLVPGILAAVSIAFLVRERPHEPRPQARLWGSLRSLPKPFKEYLVGVGLAGSGDFSKTLLILWATEAWKRHYAPADAARTAMLFYVGYNLVYTVSCYISGVFADRFPKHWVLATGYSLAVIPAAALLLPGDGFAKFAIAFGVSGLYMGVWETVENSTAATMLPAETRGTGFGLLASVNGIGDFVSSALVGFLWVISPPAAMLFVIVM, encoded by the coding sequence ATGAGTGACGACAAGCGCTCATCGCCCGCCGTTCATTGGCTGAACTCGACGGTGCTGGGTATTGGCCTGGCGAGTCTATTCTCCGACGTCGGCCACGAAATGGCGACGACGGCAATGCCGGCCCTGTTGGCGACGCTGGGAGTCAGTTCCGCGGCGCTCGGATTGATCGAAGGCTTGGCTGATGGGCTGTCGAGCTTCGCCAAACTGCTGTCCGGTCTATACAGCGATCGGCTTCAGCGACGCAAGCCGCTGGCGGTGATCGGCTACTTCGTGACCGCCTCGGGCATGGCCAGCTTCGCGCTGGCGACGCAGTGGTGGCACGTGCTACTGGGGAGGGTGTTTGGCTGGCTGGGGCGCGGAGCGAGAACCCCAGTAAGAAACGTCCTGCTCACGGAGGCCACGACGAAGGAAACCTATGGGCGGGCCTTTGGTTTGGAGCGGGCGATGGACAGCGCCGGTGCCGTGATCGGGCCGCTCTTGGCCGTGGGGCTTGCCGCCGTCCTGGGAGCAAACCACTTTCGTTGGCTCTTTTTTTGCACGCTCGTGCCGGGGATTCTCGCCGCCGTTTCGATCGCCTTTCTGGTGCGCGAGCGGCCCCACGAGCCGCGCCCTCAAGCGCGGCTCTGGGGCAGCCTGCGATCTCTGCCGAAGCCGTTCAAGGAGTATCTCGTCGGCGTGGGCTTGGCAGGAAGCGGCGATTTTTCCAAGACGCTGCTGATCCTGTGGGCGACCGAGGCTTGGAAACGGCACTACGCACCCGCCGATGCCGCCCGGACGGCCATGCTGTTCTACGTCGGCTACAACCTGGTTTACACCGTGTCGTGTTATATCAGCGGCGTCTTCGCCGATCGCTTCCCAAAGCATTGGGTTTTGGCGACCGGTTATAGTCTGGCTGTCATTCCAGCCGCGGCTCTGCTCCTGCCCGGCGATGGTTTCGCAAAGTTTGCGATCGCATTCGGCGTTTCGGGGCTCTACATGGGAGTTTGGGAGACGGTGGAGAATTCGACCGCGGCCACGATGCTGCCGGCCGAGACGCGGGGCACCGGATTCGGGCTGCTGGCGAGCGTCAACGGCATCGGCGATTTCGTCTCGAGCGCTTTGGTTGGATTCCTGTGGGTCATATCGCCGCCGGCAGCGATGTTGTTCGTCATCGTGATG